A single genomic interval of Corylus avellana chromosome ca10, CavTom2PMs-1.0 harbors:
- the LOC132163588 gene encoding uncharacterized protein LOC132163588, producing MATALPAPSLAYASCSGSGQLRTCSCASIPPSKSSLKRFSVRALKEKTEETKTPSSSPSAEEITKKYGLEAGLWKIFRSKEEGREGAEEGKSKGNQAKELLAKYGGAYLATSIILSLISFSICYALISAGIDVQTLLQKVGISTDATGEKVGTLALAYAAHKAASPIRFPPTVALTPIVASWIGKKVEKEK from the exons ATGGCAACAGCTCTGCCAGCGCCTTCTCTCGCCTATGCTTCTTGCTCCGGCAGTGGGCAGCTCAGAACCTGCTCCTGTGCTTCAATTCCACCCTCCAAATCCAGTTTGAAGCGCTTCAGTGTCAGGGCACtcaaagaaaaaacagaggaaACTAAAACTCCGTCTTCCTCTCCTTCGGCTGAGGAAATTACGAAGAAGTATGGCCTTGAGGCTGGTCTCTGGAAG ATATTCAGGTCGAAAGAGGAAGGAAGGGAAGGAGCTGAGGAAGGAAAATCAAAGGGCAATCAAGCCAAGGAACTGCTAGCAAAGTATGGAGGAGCATATTTGGCCACCTCCATTATTCTCTCTCTGATCTCTTTCTCGATCTGCTATGCACTAATTAGCGCTGGAATTGATGTCCAAACTTTGCTGCAAAAG GTGGGGATTTCGACTGATGCGACTGGGGAGAAAGTTGGTACCTTGGCTTTGGCATATGCTGCACACAAGGCTGCATCTCCAATAAGATTCCCTCCAACGGTGGCTCTGACTCCCATTGTTGCCAGTTGGATTggaaagaaagttgagaaagaGAAATAG
- the LOC132163587 gene encoding transcription factor E2FB, with amino-acid sequence MSGPRAPAPSAQPPFEQITQQQQPQQQPPRRQLPFSSLKPTFATPAEYHRFSDPRRGAADHGAEAIVVKSPHLKRKSDTADYEAESGDRITGSGFTEVVNSPLQTPMSVKGGKGSKTSRLTKCNKSGPQTPVSNVASPSGNNLTPAGPCRYDSSLGLLTKKFINLIKHAEDGILDLNKAAETLEVQKRRIYDITNVLEGIGLIEKKLKNRIQWKGVDVSKPGEADENYSSLQAEIENLSIQESRLDEQIREMQERLRELSEDENHQKWLFVTEEDIKGLPCFQNETLIAIKAPHGTTLEVPDPDEAVDYPQRRYRIVLRSTMGPVDVYLVSQFEERFEEINGVEVPPNVPSSSGFDENPATAMVAEESRGKEIEMQGQDAHRMCSDLNASQDFVSGIMKIVPSDVDSDADYWLLSDADVSITDMWRTEPGVGWNDLGALHEDYFMPNVSTPHPQTPPSSATEEPPPANPTKS; translated from the exons ATGTCGGGCCCGAGAGCTCCGGCACCGTCTGCGCAGCCGCCTTTTGAGCAGATCACGCAGCAGCAGCAGCCGCAGCAACAGCCGCCGAGGCGGCAGCTACCATTCTCGTCTTTGAAGCCCACGTTCGCTACTCCAGCGGAATATCACCGCTTCTCCGATCCTCGCCGCGGTGCTGCTGATCACGGAGCTGAGGCCATCGTTGTCAAGTCTCCT CATTTAAAGCGGAAGAGTGACACAGCAGACTATGAAGCTGAGTCTGGTGATAGAATAACAGGTTCTGGATTCACTGAAGTAGTTAACAGTCCCCTTCAGACACCTATGTCAGTAAAAGGGGGAAAGGGAAGCAAAACGTCAAGGCTTACAAAGTGCAATAAATCTGGACCTCAAACTCCAGTCTCAAATGTTG CTTCTCCTTCCGGCAATAATCTCACTCCAGCTGGCCCTTGCCGTTATGACAGCTCTCTTG GTCTCTtgacaaaaaaatttatcaatctGATCAAACATGCCGAAGATGGTATTCTTGATCTAAATAAAGCTGCTGAAACTTTAGAG GTGCAAAAGAGGAGGATATATGATATAACAAATGTCCTTGAAGGAATTGGTCTCATAGAAAAGAAGCTCAAAAACAGAATCCAATGGAA GGGAGTTGATGTCTCAAAGCCAGGGGAGGCTGATGAAAATTATTCCAGTTTACAG GCAGAAATTGAAAACCTTTCCATTCAAGAGAGCAGATTAGATGAGCAAATAAG GGAAATGCAAGAACGATTGAGGGAGCTCAGTGAAGATGAGAACCATCAGAA GTGGCTTTTTGTCACTGAGGAAGACATCAAGGGCTTACCCTGCTTCCAG AATGAAACGTTAATAGCAATTAAAGCTCCACATGGCACCACTCTGGAAGTCCCAGATCCTGATGAG GCTGTTGACTATCCCCAGAGGAGGTACAGGATAGTCCTAAGGAGCACAATGGGCCCCGTAGATGTTTACCTTGTAAG tcaatttgaagaaagGTTTGAGGAGATTAACGGTGTTGAGGTACCTCCAAACGTTCCATCAAGTTCAGGGTTTGATGAGAACCCAGCAACAGCAATGGTCGCAGAGGAGAGCAGAGGAAAGGAGATTGAAATGCAGGGACAAGATGCTCATAGAATGTGCTCAGATCTTAATGCCTCTCAGGACTTTGTGAGTGGAATCATGAAGATTGTTCCATCAGATGTTGAT AGTGATGCAGATTACTGGCTTTTATCAGATGCTGATGTTAGCATCACAGACATGTGGCGAACGGAAC CTGGGGTAGGATGGAATGACCTGGGTGCACTTCATGAAGATTATTTCATGCCTAATGTCAGCACACCACACCCCCAGACTCCACCGTCCAGTGCAACCGAAGAGCCTCCTCCCGCTAACCCTACTAAGAGTTGA